The stretch of DNA CTGAAACAAAGTGGAAAGTGTTTCCAGAGTAATGTTGACAATCCGGAATACAAACTAATGAATATCTTGGCTTCTTCATTGTGCAGTTAAGAATTCTTCACTTCAAAGGTGAAAATAATTGTACATGCctgaaaaataattacaaattgtCTACAGAAAATAAAGTGGCGAGTTTGTTAAATATTTGATTAAGAAAACAGTTACCTTGGTCCAAATCGATTGAAATAATTGTCCCCAAAAAAGTGCCTATAAATGTATTCATCAAGGTCATCAAAAGGATCAACTTTATCTTCTTGGTGCTCTGCAATATCTTCAAGGTAATCCTCAACATCATTGACAAAATCAGAGAACAACATTTGGTCATGTATAAAAAGGCCATTATGAAAGAATCGGTTTATAAATTTCTCTAGCTCACTCCACCGTTGAAACTCAACCACCTCCTGTTGAAGATAATTATGGAGAAGCTTATGGAAGTCTTCAACCTTGATGGGATCGAGAACTTTATTAAAGAGGCTCAGTGATTCTTGATGGGCACATTCAAAGACACCAGAGCAACCCTTGGGGCTCCTATAGTGGGTATGTTTTCCAAAGTTGTCATGTTCACCTGTACTCTTTTCAAAATTGAGGGGCTCCTTCGTGTATATTTTGTTGTGTTTCCTTGTTTCACTGTACTGGAACTGTGCATCAGCTGTTTCTCTGGGTTTATGTTCACAGGAATCTTTGCCTCCATGAACACCATGCTGGTTTACTCTACAAGGGTGGTCATGGCGTTGCCAGAACCCGTGACGTCTGGTCTTTGCATCTTGTTCTTCTTCACGTCTCTTATTTTTGTGAAATAAATTTTTGGCTGAGTTTTGGAAGTGTCGGAATGTGGATTTAACAGAATCAGAGAATTTTTTAAGGTTTTCTTTTAcagcttcttttgccaatttaaTTTTTTCTTTATGATGACGCACAAATTCTTTAGTGGAGTTTTTCACAGCATCAAAACCATTCTTAACAGATCTCATAAAACTTTCTTTGGGTTGGTACTTTTTACCTCGAGTCCCATAAAACCCCTGATTTGATTTCCTGTCTGGCTTCTTTAAATTTTTCCTAAATTCATGGTCATCCTTTTCTTCTTTAGCTTCAACATAAAGTCTCTCCCACAAGTCAGAGCGTTGCTGCTCAAAGTCCAATTTCTTTTCCAGTTCTGCAAGTCTAGACTGCAAATTCTCTGTATCTTTACCTTCTTCTTCTGTATCAGCAGAGGACTGAAGATGACTCAGAGACTCCAATTCCTTACGCAGAGCATTAGTAATTTCCCGTTCTTTGTCTAATTCCTTTCTTAATATCTGTGCCTCATTCACAAGGTTTCCTTTCTGTTGAAGAAAATTCTGTATCTGTTGTTTTTCCTCCTCCAGATGATCTTTCAGCTTCTGGTTTTCAGTGATGATCATCTCAGCATCTACCCCTTTTCCTTCTAATGTTCTAATTTGTTCTCTCAGCTTCCGAAGCTCATCCTGGAGCAAAGATAGTGCTTTCTCTTCATGCTCCAGAGATTCCTTCATACGCTGGTTTTCTTGAGCAAGTGTTTGGTGTCGTGACTCAACAGAAAGCTTCTCATCCACAGTCTGTTTCAAGCGTACTTCCAAGTTTTCTCCCTGTGACTAAACAATCAAAAGGAGATAACTATTAAATGCACGTACACGAAGGTAATTAATAAtagtttagaaaatagttttaTAACTATACAACTCGGACacaaactgatttttttaaaaatgtcaacacAGGATGGTACTGTTTAGGAATGCAATGCGCTcaattttaaagcattttcatTTAATTGTATATACTCTCAGCAACCAGCCCTTCTGTGGTTAACCAATAATTATTTAGC from Stegostoma tigrinum isolate sSteTig4 chromosome 33, sSteTig4.hap1, whole genome shotgun sequence encodes:
- the ccpg1 gene encoding cell cycle progression protein 1, giving the protein MSESSSDSESSCGWTIINHEGSDVEILSSDKGEAEGISKPLPEQQLDKPFELQDETEQPELPIETLSSSDTLAKKELFSEPAKDKMADDSNFVGATSDDSDIVTLEPPPVEDLQAVQEETEVAAQEQINDDELNLGSSSSSQYTFAPPETVSTVEESRGESSDDENSGKSSPTLRRRRIRKKTVSSSETEEKPGEDVVDGEQQQEQHRFNTTLNKCILLALVIAFSMGFGHFYGDFQDGSQLPLKRGTTQIQEQQKIVKKIHEEELNDVKDDLFQCQKDQAGTEEHMEDIKEKPDMLLTLTALMDKMRKENEQLKEKQAELQSQGENLEVRLKQTVDEKLSVESRHQTLAQENQRMKESLEHEEKALSLLQDELRKLREQIRTLEGKGVDAEMIITENQKLKDHLEEEKQQIQNFLQQKGNLVNEAQILRKELDKEREITNALRKELESLSHLQSSADTEEEGKDTENLQSRLAELEKKLDFEQQRSDLWERLYVEAKEEKDDHEFRKNLKKPDRKSNQGFYGTRGKKYQPKESFMRSVKNGFDAVKNSTKEFVRHHKEKIKLAKEAVKENLKKFSDSVKSTFRHFQNSAKNLFHKNKRREEEQDAKTRRHGFWQRHDHPCRVNQHGVHGGKDSCEHKPRETADAQFQYSETRKHNKIYTKEPLNFEKSTGEHDNFGKHTHYRSPKGCSGVFECAHQESLSLFNKVLDPIKVEDFHKLLHNYLQQEVVEFQRWSELEKFINRFFHNGLFIHDQMLFSDFVNDVEDYLEDIAEHQEDKVDPFDDLDEYIYRHFFGDNYFNRFGPSQFYDAGKYKQYGKQASKNADGSKYQRHERKHQHTYHHKERKWNKPGRTNGRHMANVEIELGPMPFDPKY